The Mesorhizobium koreense genome includes a window with the following:
- a CDS encoding cysteine rich repeat-containing protein, whose amino-acid sequence MAQTMAEKMACKGDFQKLCPGVKPGDGRPFACLAEQKEKLSPACAKVIAAHTK is encoded by the coding sequence ATGGCACAGACCATGGCCGAAAAGATGGCCTGCAAGGGCGACTTCCAGAAGCTCTGCCCGGGCGTCAAGCCGGGTGATGGTCGTCCGTTCGCTTGTCTCGCGGAGCAAAAAGAGAAGCTCTCGCCAGCCTGCGCCAAGGTGATCGCCGCCCACACGAAATAG
- a CDS encoding cysteine rich repeat-containing protein, which produces MHTLRMVTILLFSAGVFSVLPFGSAAYAQSLDYCKKDAARLCKGVQMGEGRMLKCLKAHEDDLTVGCAKELKTLKAKMGK; this is translated from the coding sequence ATGCATACACTGAGGATGGTGACGATACTCTTGTTTTCGGCAGGCGTATTTTCGGTCTTGCCATTTGGCTCGGCCGCTTATGCGCAGTCATTGGATTATTGTAAGAAGGATGCGGCGAGGCTCTGCAAGGGAGTGCAGATGGGCGAAGGCAGGATGCTCAAGTGCCTCAAGGCTCACGAAGACGACCTTACAGTAGGCTGCGCCAAGGAGCTCAAGACCCTCAAGGCCAAGATGGGGAAATAG
- a CDS encoding efflux RND transporter periplasmic adaptor subunit gives MYVITKPSFRSAGALLATGLLPLLLAACDKGNDYIPPPPPKVDVALPLKQDVQRYLYTTGSTDAVSSTTLVARVQGFVEKIDYQDGDAVKSGDVLFIIEQQPYQLALQQAQAAQAGAEAAAKQSELTYNRQVDLFAKHVAAQQDVDNAAAQRDADRARLKQTEVDTKQAELNLGYTEVKAPFDGIATAHQVSIGELVGTGGATTLASVIQLNPIYAQFSISQGDVQRIRTEIAKRGLTTEELKKIPVELGLESEKGYPHKGTLDYAAPSVASTTGTLPVRAMLANADRVLLPGYFVRVRIPLGTEPDRLLVPDRALGSDQGGRYLLVVGKDNVVEQRPVTIGEQVGQLRVVESGITDGDSVLVSGLMHAVPGEQVEPTTTKIDASPAAQ, from the coding sequence ATGTATGTTATCACGAAGCCCTCGTTCCGTTCTGCGGGGGCGCTCCTGGCAACGGGGCTTTTGCCCTTGCTTCTGGCGGCGTGCGACAAGGGAAACGACTATATCCCGCCGCCGCCGCCAAAGGTGGACGTCGCGCTGCCACTTAAGCAGGACGTGCAGCGCTATCTTTATACCACGGGCAGTACCGACGCCGTCTCCAGCACGACGCTCGTCGCACGTGTCCAGGGATTCGTCGAGAAGATCGACTACCAGGACGGCGACGCGGTCAAGTCGGGGGACGTCCTTTTCATCATCGAACAGCAGCCCTACCAACTGGCGCTGCAACAGGCGCAGGCCGCCCAGGCTGGCGCCGAGGCGGCGGCGAAACAGTCCGAACTCACATACAACCGGCAGGTCGATCTTTTCGCCAAGCACGTCGCCGCACAACAGGATGTCGACAACGCCGCCGCGCAGCGCGACGCCGATCGGGCCAGACTGAAGCAGACCGAGGTCGACACCAAACAGGCTGAGCTCAATCTCGGCTATACCGAGGTGAAGGCTCCCTTCGACGGCATCGCGACGGCCCACCAGGTCTCGATCGGCGAACTCGTCGGCACCGGCGGGGCGACGACGCTTGCGAGCGTCATCCAGTTGAATCCGATCTACGCGCAATTCAGCATCAGCCAGGGTGACGTGCAGCGCATCCGCACGGAGATCGCCAAGCGCGGGCTGACGACGGAGGAGTTGAAGAAGATCCCGGTCGAACTCGGCCTCGAAAGCGAGAAAGGCTATCCGCACAAGGGAACGCTCGACTACGCCGCGCCATCCGTCGCCTCGACGACGGGTACGTTGCCGGTGCGCGCCATGCTCGCCAACGCCGACCGTGTGCTGCTGCCCGGCTATTTCGTCCGCGTCCGCATACCGCTCGGCACGGAGCCCGATCGGCTGCTGGTGCCCGACCGCGCGCTCGGCTCGGATCAGGGCGGTCGCTATCTGCTGGTCGTCGGCAAGGATAATGTCGTCGAGCAACGTCCCGTCACGATCGGTGAACAGGTTGGCCAGCTTCGCGTCGTCGAATCGGGCATCACCGACGGCGACAGCGTTCTCGTCTCCGGCCTGATGCACGCCGTGCCGGGCGAGCAGGTCGAGCCGACGACGACCAAGATAGACGCGAGCCCGGCGGCCCAATGA
- a CDS encoding efflux RND transporter permease subunit: MISRFFIERPVLANVIAILMVVLGAVSLYFLPVAQYPNVVPPTVQVTTRYPGASAQTVIDTVALPIEQQVNGVENMLYMQSYAAADGTYNLTVTFAIGTDLDNAQVLVQNRVSAAMASLPQPVQVQGVNVQKRSTAILKIVTLSSPDNRYDSLYLSNFATIQLRDEIARLPGVGNVAVFGAGQYSMRIWLDPSRMQALGLNVQDVVQALQQQSEQVTAGQAGMPPAPSDQSFQYTVEVSSRLNDPAQFADVIVKTGSDGSLTRVRDIGRVELGAQTYGQIFNLNGQQAAGLAIFQTPEANALDVAHEVDTKIKELSRHFPQGIVYSVPFDTTTFVHESVIEVYKTLMEAAVLVLIVILIFLQDWRAMLVPATTVPVTIIGAFAAMAALGFSVNLSTLFAIVLAIGIVVDDAIVVVEGAAHNIERGMSAHDAAIAAMKALFAPIVGITLVLMVVFLPASFLFGLTGQIYAQFALVIAATALISAINAVTLKPTQCALWLRPAVPPEKRNLFYRGFNRAYAAAENAYARLVGAMTKVSGPMVVLALLIAVAAGYGLSRVPTSFIPIEDQGYMIAAVQLPDGASLGRTEAILQEVNKIAASVPSVDRVVTIAGVSALDNNASLASAGVAYIVLKPWSARGEGGDLLGVYNALNDRLSTVRNGLVTVLPPPPIQGIGNAAGFTMQVELKDGSFDLARLQAATDAIVRSAGTQTAIQRVFAPFRASVPQYRIEINREKIQAYLLNADQVFSTLAGYIGSSYVGQFNKFGRVFQVYAQADASSRLSPRDILDLTVRNQNGDMVPLGAVMTVEPSTGSSLISLYNLYPSAMIAGVPANGFSSGQAMHIMEQVAARELPNGIGYEWTALSYQEKLVGGQMYLVFALGLLLVYLVLAGQYESWWAPLSVILAVPLSLVGPVAVFLGVGIANNLYVQIGLVLLFALSAKNAILIVEVARELRLAGNGIMESAVEAARARFRPIVMTSFAFILGVVPLVLATGAGSSARKSIGITVFSGMIASTCLAVIFVPSFFVIMQRFEEWRAGRGKRPLASRSG; encoded by the coding sequence ATGATCTCGCGCTTCTTCATCGAGCGGCCGGTCCTGGCGAACGTCATCGCCATCCTTATGGTCGTGCTCGGAGCGGTATCGCTCTATTTCCTGCCGGTCGCGCAATATCCGAACGTCGTGCCGCCGACGGTGCAGGTGACGACCCGCTATCCGGGCGCCAGCGCGCAGACCGTCATCGACACCGTGGCACTGCCGATCGAACAGCAGGTCAACGGCGTCGAGAACATGCTCTACATGCAGTCCTATGCGGCTGCCGACGGGACCTACAATCTGACGGTGACCTTCGCCATCGGAACCGACCTCGACAACGCGCAGGTGCTGGTCCAGAACCGCGTTTCAGCGGCGATGGCATCCTTACCCCAGCCCGTCCAGGTGCAGGGTGTCAATGTCCAGAAGCGGTCGACCGCGATCCTGAAGATCGTAACGCTGTCCTCACCGGACAATCGCTACGACAGCCTCTATCTGTCAAACTTCGCCACTATCCAGCTCAGGGACGAGATCGCACGGCTGCCTGGCGTCGGCAATGTCGCCGTATTCGGCGCAGGGCAGTATTCCATGCGCATATGGCTCGATCCCAGCCGTATGCAGGCACTTGGGCTGAACGTTCAGGATGTCGTGCAGGCGCTGCAGCAGCAAAGCGAACAGGTGACTGCCGGCCAGGCAGGCATGCCGCCGGCACCGTCCGATCAGTCCTTCCAGTATACGGTCGAGGTTTCGAGCCGCTTGAACGATCCGGCGCAGTTCGCCGACGTGATCGTGAAGACGGGCAGCGACGGCAGCCTTACGAGGGTGCGCGACATTGGCCGGGTCGAACTCGGCGCCCAGACCTATGGGCAGATATTCAATCTCAACGGCCAGCAGGCCGCCGGCCTCGCCATCTTCCAGACGCCGGAGGCGAACGCGCTCGACGTCGCGCACGAGGTCGATACCAAGATAAAGGAACTGTCGCGGCACTTTCCGCAAGGCATCGTCTATTCCGTTCCCTTCGACACCACGACCTTCGTGCATGAATCGGTCATTGAGGTCTACAAGACCCTGATGGAGGCGGCGGTGCTGGTGCTGATCGTCATCCTGATCTTCCTGCAGGACTGGCGCGCCATGCTGGTGCCGGCCACCACCGTGCCGGTGACCATCATCGGCGCCTTCGCGGCGATGGCGGCGCTCGGCTTCTCGGTCAACCTTTCCACACTCTTCGCCATCGTTCTGGCGATCGGCATCGTCGTCGACGACGCGATCGTGGTGGTGGAGGGGGCGGCCCACAACATCGAGCGGGGCATGTCCGCCCATGATGCGGCGATCGCGGCGATGAAGGCGCTTTTCGCGCCGATCGTCGGCATTACACTGGTGCTGATGGTGGTGTTCCTGCCCGCGTCCTTCCTTTTTGGCCTCACCGGCCAGATCTATGCCCAGTTCGCGCTGGTCATAGCGGCTACGGCTCTCATCAGCGCCATCAACGCGGTGACACTCAAGCCCACACAATGCGCGCTGTGGCTGCGGCCGGCGGTGCCGCCCGAAAAACGCAATCTCTTCTATCGCGGCTTCAACCGTGCCTATGCGGCTGCGGAAAACGCTTACGCCCGTCTCGTCGGCGCCATGACCAAGGTGAGCGGACCGATGGTCGTACTGGCTCTGCTGATCGCCGTGGCCGCAGGCTACGGCCTCTCCCGCGTACCGACCAGCTTCATCCCGATTGAAGACCAGGGCTATATGATCGCCGCGGTCCAGCTTCCCGACGGCGCCTCGCTCGGGCGTACCGAAGCTATCTTGCAAGAAGTCAACAAGATCGCCGCGTCTGTCCCGAGCGTCGACCGCGTCGTCACCATCGCCGGCGTTTCCGCGCTCGATAACAATGCCAGCCTCGCCAGCGCGGGCGTCGCCTATATCGTGCTGAAGCCCTGGAGCGCGCGCGGCGAAGGCGGCGACCTGCTCGGCGTCTACAACGCCCTGAACGATCGCCTTTCGACCGTGCGGAACGGCCTTGTCACTGTCTTGCCGCCGCCGCCGATACAGGGTATCGGCAATGCCGCCGGCTTCACGATGCAGGTGGAACTCAAGGACGGCAGCTTCGACCTCGCCCGGCTGCAGGCGGCAACCGATGCAATCGTGCGCTCGGCTGGCACCCAAACCGCGATCCAGCGCGTTTTTGCGCCCTTCCGGGCGAGCGTGCCGCAGTATCGCATCGAGATCAATCGCGAGAAGATCCAGGCCTACCTGCTCAACGCCGATCAGGTCTTCTCGACGCTGGCGGGCTATATCGGCTCCAGCTATGTCGGCCAGTTCAACAAGTTCGGCCGCGTCTTCCAGGTCTACGCGCAGGCCGATGCCTCCTCGCGGCTGTCCCCGAGGGACATTCTAGACCTGACGGTGCGCAACCAGAACGGAGACATGGTTCCGCTCGGTGCCGTCATGACGGTCGAGCCAAGTACAGGCTCGTCGCTGATCAGCCTCTATAACCTCTATCCGTCCGCGATGATCGCCGGCGTGCCGGCGAACGGCTTCTCCTCGGGGCAGGCGATGCACATCATGGAGCAGGTCGCCGCCAGAGAACTACCGAATGGCATCGGATACGAATGGACCGCCCTCTCCTATCAGGAGAAGCTCGTAGGGGGTCAGATGTACCTGGTCTTCGCGCTCGGCCTGCTGCTGGTCTATCTCGTCCTCGCCGGGCAGTATGAAAGCTGGTGGGCGCCGCTGTCGGTCATTCTCGCGGTTCCCCTGTCTCTCGTCGGGCCGGTGGCCGTGTTCCTTGGCGTCGGCATCGCCAACAACCTCTACGTCCAGATCGGGCTGGTCCTGCTCTTCGCACTTTCCGCGAAGAACGCTATCCTCATCGTAGAGGTGGCGCGCGAGTTGCGCCTTGCCGGAAACGGCATCATGGAATCCGCAGTGGAGGCCGCCCGCGCGCGCTTCCGACCGATCGTCATGACATCGTTCGCCTTTATCCTGGGCGTCGTGCCGCTGGTGCTGGCAACCGGCGCCGGGTCGAGCGCCCGCAAGTCGATCGGCATCACCGTGTTCTCGGGCATGATCGCCTCAACCTGCCTGGCGGTGATCTTCGTGCCGAGTTTCTTCGTGATCATGCAGCGTTTCGAGGAATGGCGCGCCGGACGCGGGAAGCGGCCGCTCGCCTCCAGGTCCGGATAG
- a CDS encoding bestrophin-like domain — MHEVLWTVILCTLLIVGAAGGFVLRSLVPEPHRNQPTIEFLRIVTALLVTFAALVMSLILASVRNSYDSAFRDRSHYAASLVQLDACMRNYGPELAEARVKLHRYTAAVIASTWPDEPPPQGVDYPDAAGMPRLGEVPVLATIMNDIGIAIGELAPGDTLHRSLAARCTADYREVASARWVVIEDVHGSLSAPFAIVLIFWLTLVFLSFGLQAPRNLLASVAIGIAIISVTSAMFVILDLDIPYGGLFGIPSTSMRLALTDMLR, encoded by the coding sequence ATGCACGAAGTCTTGTGGACCGTCATCCTTTGTACCTTGTTGATCGTGGGAGCCGCCGGAGGCTTCGTCCTTCGGTCACTGGTTCCTGAACCGCACCGCAATCAGCCGACCATCGAGTTCCTGCGCATCGTCACGGCTCTGCTCGTCACCTTCGCCGCACTCGTGATGAGCTTGATCCTGGCATCGGTCCGCAACTCCTATGACTCCGCCTTCCGTGACCGCAGCCACTATGCCGCCAGCCTCGTCCAACTCGATGCCTGCATGCGCAACTACGGGCCGGAACTGGCGGAAGCGCGCGTGAAGCTCCATCGCTATACCGCCGCCGTGATCGCCAGCACCTGGCCGGACGAGCCTCCGCCACAAGGAGTCGACTATCCGGATGCGGCCGGGATGCCGCGCCTCGGCGAGGTTCCGGTGCTCGCCACCATCATGAACGATATCGGCATCGCGATCGGCGAACTCGCTCCGGGCGATACACTGCACCGCTCGTTGGCTGCTCGTTGCACGGCTGATTACCGGGAAGTGGCCAGCGCGCGCTGGGTCGTGATCGAAGATGTCCACGGATCGCTCTCCGCGCCGTTCGCCATCGTACTCATATTCTGGCTGACACTGGTCTTTTTGAGCTTCGGTCTGCAAGCGCCACGCAACCTCCTCGCCAGCGTGGCCATCGGCATCGCCATCATTTCGGTGACGAGCGCCATGTTCGTCATTCTCGATCTCGACATTCCTTATGGCGGCCTGTTCGGCATACCGAGCACGTCCATGCGGCTCGCCCTGACCGACATGCTGAGGTAA
- a CDS encoding dihydroorotase, producing the protein MTAKFDLLIAGGEAVLPGSGRTLCDIGVEGGKIVAILQPDSGARADRVIDAKGLAVLPGLIDVHLHLGHGKDISRPRVPEDASQETAAAVMGGVTCFVPYLMATEPFEDIFEEVVDVTQAGARIDFGYHFIISTEDQLASVPRYAREFGAPTFKIFMNNRNGEGSRLGLPDIDDGFLYRLCEAAAANGGMVCPHPENIEVAQMLRKRVKVADPDGKGGLATWNDSRPPFVEADAVQRAALLAAKAGAPLYVVHTTSREALEAGLRQESAGTAIYFETCPHYLTHDVTWRGGVVGKVNPPLRERSDCERLWRGLANGEIDTVGTDHVHRDLGSKEADIWGASPGCPGLETLLPVLLTDGFHERGIPLERIVELTASNPARLMGLSHVKGSIKIGLDADFALVDLNTHWKQKRESVVSSAGYSIYEGKSFRGKVVHTVVRGEQALDDGRLVDAAIGKGRYVSRRLEH; encoded by the coding sequence ATGACAGCCAAGTTCGACCTCCTGATCGCCGGCGGCGAAGCAGTTCTTCCCGGATCGGGCCGTACGTTGTGCGACATCGGCGTCGAGGGCGGCAAGATCGTCGCGATCCTGCAGCCGGACAGTGGCGCCCGCGCCGATCGCGTCATCGACGCAAAGGGTCTTGCCGTGCTCCCCGGCCTGATCGACGTGCACCTCCATCTCGGTCACGGCAAGGACATCTCGCGGCCTCGCGTCCCCGAGGACGCCAGCCAGGAGACGGCGGCAGCGGTCATGGGAGGTGTGACATGCTTTGTGCCGTACCTGATGGCCACGGAGCCGTTCGAGGACATCTTTGAAGAAGTTGTCGATGTAACCCAGGCAGGCGCACGCATCGATTTCGGCTATCATTTCATCATCTCGACGGAAGACCAGCTTGCATCCGTGCCGCGCTATGCGCGTGAATTCGGGGCGCCGACCTTCAAGATATTCATGAACAACCGCAACGGCGAAGGCTCGCGTCTCGGTCTGCCGGACATCGACGACGGCTTCCTCTACCGCCTGTGCGAAGCTGCCGCGGCCAATGGCGGCATGGTCTGCCCGCATCCGGAAAACATCGAAGTTGCACAGATGCTGCGCAAACGCGTCAAGGTGGCAGATCCCGATGGGAAAGGCGGTCTGGCGACCTGGAACGACAGCCGGCCGCCCTTCGTCGAAGCCGATGCCGTTCAACGCGCCGCGCTGCTTGCCGCCAAGGCCGGTGCTCCGCTCTATGTGGTTCATACGACTTCGAGGGAGGCGCTCGAGGCCGGGCTGCGTCAGGAATCCGCCGGCACCGCAATCTATTTTGAAACCTGCCCGCACTACCTCACGCATGACGTCACGTGGCGGGGCGGTGTCGTCGGCAAGGTCAATCCGCCCTTGCGGGAAAGATCCGATTGCGAGCGGCTTTGGCGGGGCTTGGCCAATGGCGAGATCGATACTGTCGGGACGGATCATGTCCACCGGGACCTCGGTTCGAAGGAGGCCGACATCTGGGGCGCGTCACCAGGTTGTCCGGGACTTGAGACGTTGCTGCCGGTGCTCCTGACCGACGGCTTTCATGAGCGCGGGATTCCGCTCGAACGAATCGTCGAACTGACGGCATCCAACCCGGCGCGCCTTATGGGTCTTTCCCATGTAAAAGGCTCGATCAAAATCGGCCTGGATGCGGATTTCGCGCTGGTCGACCTCAATACGCACTGGAAGCAGAAGCGTGAAAGCGTCGTTTCGAGCGCGGGCTACTCGATCTATGAGGGCAAGTCGTTTCGCGGCAAGGTCGTCCATACCGTCGTTCGCGGCGAGCAGGCCCTCGACGATGGCCGGCTTGTCGACGCGGCCATCGGCAAAGGCAGGTACGTTTCGCGTCGGCTCGAGCATTGA